In Mycolicibacterium nivoides, the DNA window TCACGGGCCACTACGGGTGCGCTGGCCGCCACCAACTCGGCTTGATGAGCCGCCGGCGCCGGCTGCTGCTGCTCCACGGGCGGCGTCGCCGCAGGGACGTCCGCACAACATTTCGACTCGGTGTTCTGGACGTAGACCATGCCCGCGGCGACGGTGACCGAGACCGCGAGCGCCAGCAACCGACCCCTGCCGCCGGCCCACCGTCGTTTCCCCACGGCAGCAATTTACTGCGCTCGCAAGCCCGGTGGGACGGGAACCGCGTCCGGCAACCTCATGTCTTTCTCGATGGCACCCGGAATTGGCTGAAATCGGGCCGTCAGGGCCCGCCCGGTGCGGTCTCGGCCTCGCGGTGCGGGCAGGTTTCGGGGAACCTGCGATGGATGGCGTCGATCAGGTGATGCGTCTCGTACAGATCGGCACGCAACTTGCTGACCTCGCGGCGATCGCACGCCGACGCTCGGCGCTTGCGCCGCTCCGCTTTCTCCAGGCGCGTCGACACGTCCTCCACGTGCCGCCATAACTCACCCAGAAGGGACTGAGCCTGTGCGGTGTCGGCGGAGTGGTCCACGTTACGGATCGTGCCATCTGTGTCTTCATTCCGCTCACTTCCTCAGATCTTGACTATCGCGCAGGTCCAGCGGATTCTGAAGCCATGGTCAGGATCAGCGAAGAAGTCATGATCGCCGAACTGCTGATCCGCCTCGGCGTGGCCTATCCAGAAGCATCTGCCGAGGACATCACCGGATGCGTCCACCGCGCCCAGGAGCGCTTCGAGTCCAGCCCCATTCGCGAATTCGTGCCGCTGCTCGTGGAGCGGCGAGCGCGAGCGGAGCTCACCGGGCCGATCGTCGGGGGCTGACCGCGGCTCCACGGCACGGGGTATGGCGCGGGCATGGTCCGCGTGATCACGGCAGCCCGCAATAGCTCGGATCGTCCTGATTTGATCGGCCTGAGCTGAAACCGTGCAAACGTTGCAGCCAGCGAGTATCGGTAATTGACGGCCATGTTTCCCGTTGGCGAGCGTTGACAGCTAATCGGCCCACTCCTAACCTCCCGCCCAGGCTCGGCGACGATGGGAATGAATGTGGGATCCGCACGGGAGTGCTCGGACTGCGCGGCAATGACGCCGCTGTCGTCGTCATGCGTCGATGTCCCGCGGCGATCGGGATAACCCCGTGCCTGTCTTCCTCGGCAGTCGGTCGTGATGGGGATCGCCTGGTCCAAACCCGCTTTCGCGGTCGGCGATTTCGTCGTCCTGGCCGGCGAGACCTTTGCCGCGATGGCCCGCCCGCCGTTCGCCTGGCGGGAGCTGCTCGATCAGATCTGGTTCGTGGCGCGGGTGTCGATCGTGCCCACCGTCGTGCTGTCCATCCCGTACACCGTGCTGATCGTGTTCACGCTCAACATCGTTCTGCTCGAGGTCGGAGCCGGTGACCTGTCCGGTGCCGGTGCCGCCCTCGCGTCGGTGACCCAGGTCGGTCCGGTGGTGACCGCGATCGTCGTGTCCGGCGCTGCTGCCACCGCGATGTGCGCAGACCTGGGCGCGCGGACCATCCGCGAGGAGATCGACGCGATGAAGGTGATCGGGGTCAACCCGGTCCAGGCGCTCGTGGTGCCGCGCGTGATCGCCGCGACTTTCGTTGCGCTGATGCTGTATTCGGTGGTCGCGGTGGTCGGACTCACCGGCAGCTACGTGTTCGTGGTCTACGTCCAGCATGTCACGCCCGGCGCCTTCGTCGCCGGCCTGACGCTGCTGACCGGCCTGCCGCAGGTCGTGGTGTCCCTGGTCAAGGCGCTGCTGTTCGGGCTGTCGGCCGGCCTGATCGCCTGCTACAAGGGCCTTTCGGTGGGCGGCGGCCCGACCGCTGTCGGCAACGCGGTCAACGAGACCGTGGTGTTCGCCTTCATGGCGCTGTTCTTCATCAACATCCTGGCCACCGCCTTCGGCGTGAAGGTGGCTCCGTGACAACCACTTCCGAGGACCGCGGGCCCGAAATCCTGAACCGGGCCGTGGACGGCACCCGCCGCGTGGGGGAGCAGACCGCCTTCTACGGCCAGGCATTGTTGTCCACCGGGGATGCGTTGCGGCGCTATCCGGGCGAGGTTCTTCGGCTGATCGCCACGATGGGCATGGGCACCGGGGCGCTCGCGGTGATCGGCGGCACCGTCGTGATCGTGGGATTCCTGACCCTGACCACCGGTGCGCTGATCGCCGTCCAGGGCTACAACACGCTGTCCAACGTCGGAATCGAAGCTCTCACCGGGTTTCTGGGCGCCTTTCTCAATGTCCGGTTCATAGCTCCCGCGACCGCGGGTGTGGCACTGGCCGCCACCATCGGCGCCGGTGCCACCGCGCAACTGGGCGCCATGCGGATCAACGAGGAGATCGACGCGCTGGAAGTGATGGGCATCCGGGCGATCACCTACCTGGCGTCCACCCGCATCGTCGCGGGAGTGATGGCCGTGGTGCCGATCTACACGGTCGCGGTGTTGATGTCGTTTCTGGCCACCAGGTTCGGCACCACGATCATCTACGGCCAGTCGCGGGGTGTGTACGACCACTACTTCACCACGTTCCTGCACCCAGCCGACCTGGTGTGGTCGTTCACCGAGGCGCTCGCGATGGCGGCCGCGGTGATGGCGATCCACACCTATTACGGCTACACCGCCACCGGTGGACCCGCCGGCGTCGGTGAAGCGGTCGGCCGCGCGGTCCGCACCTCGATCACCGCCGGGGTGTTCATCCTGTTGACCATCACACTGTCCGTGTACGGGCAGTCCGGAAACTTCCACCTGTCGGGGTAGCCGCGATGACCAATTCACCCCGGCGAGAAAAGATCGATCCGATCTGGTGGGCTCCGGTCCTGGTCATCGTGATCGTGGCCGTGACCGCCCTGACCGCACTGCTGTTCACCGGCACGCTGCGCCGTACCGTCCCGCTCACCCTGGTCTCCGATCGGGCCGGCCTGGTCATGGAGGACGGCGCCAAGGTCAAGCTGCGAGGTGTCCAGATCGGCGAAGTCTCGTCCATCGCAGCCGAAGCCACCGCGGGGGACGCCGGCGCGAGGCTCAGACTCAAGATCGATCCCGACGACTTCGCCTACCTCCCCGGCAATGTCGAGGCGGAGATCAAATCCAGCACCGCCTTCGGTGCCAAATATGTCGACCTCATTGTCCCGGACGGCGGTGCGAGTCCCGAGCCGCTGCGACCGGGCGCGGTGCTGCACTCGCGCAACGTCACCGTCGAAGTCAACACCGTGTTCGAAAACCTG includes these proteins:
- a CDS encoding three-helix bundle dimerization domain-containing protein codes for the protein MVRISEEVMIAELLIRLGVAYPEASAEDITGCVHRAQERFESSPIREFVPLLVERRARAELTGPIVGG
- a CDS encoding MlaE family ABC transporter permease, which produces MGIAWSKPAFAVGDFVVLAGETFAAMARPPFAWRELLDQIWFVARVSIVPTVVLSIPYTVLIVFTLNIVLLEVGAGDLSGAGAALASVTQVGPVVTAIVVSGAAATAMCADLGARTIREEIDAMKVIGVNPVQALVVPRVIAATFVALMLYSVVAVVGLTGSYVFVVYVQHVTPGAFVAGLTLLTGLPQVVVSLVKALLFGLSAGLIACYKGLSVGGGPTAVGNAVNETVVFAFMALFFINILATAFGVKVAP
- a CDS encoding ABC transporter permease, with product MTTTSEDRGPEILNRAVDGTRRVGEQTAFYGQALLSTGDALRRYPGEVLRLIATMGMGTGALAVIGGTVVIVGFLTLTTGALIAVQGYNTLSNVGIEALTGFLGAFLNVRFIAPATAGVALAATIGAGATAQLGAMRINEEIDALEVMGIRAITYLASTRIVAGVMAVVPIYTVAVLMSFLATRFGTTIIYGQSRGVYDHYFTTFLHPADLVWSFTEALAMAAAVMAIHTYYGYTATGGPAGVGEAVGRAVRTSITAGVFILLTITLSVYGQSGNFHLSG